Proteins encoded within one genomic window of Columba livia isolate bColLiv1 breed racing homer chromosome 1, bColLiv1.pat.W.v2, whole genome shotgun sequence:
- the SYTL2 gene encoding synaptotagmin-like protein 2 isoform X3 codes for MKVADESVSKVLDWFQRSSGTEDKNHVPARSQGREHTEVGFSTRTAALPTEHGGPGLDGKTEVKEELLFGQIKQQNSISSTSLISEDTQLIKERMKPENEEKHDESLTEFDCIRVEEKESGPEIKQQNKKSNLVEHQGHKLLTQKRKSEKAMQEKRRLREIRAFWEGDKTIPGHREKEISVNTNASGNGVLKGLRESEKINPAAVYLPSGSDDQSKNMLRSAELSCASQALRNEHQNSFEFAAAHAVERPERTLPSDGEVHEYAELPKASNLQPSVGATSASPKIKDKGEKETPKGKLTACSQQKPSFQVLSLKEKMNEKSKNQISDPSQFQSLRNFWDTRVKLQSNIDRGSVSLPNNTSLRTYERKSNEDKKGRDNVNKQELIQQQTQTSETEKTQKLDSVVCELPPGSPTLKGLDVIRIKNPDSVLLDRKSVISNPQQKMGLPEQEVKECAEKGIVLSKEQHVSLQLLQSPGDKDALKETAVDDWVCLATEKVENKAARLDISLPKEEVAETVDKVVLPKAELDVFKFGLKKLKEEAFETPSSLSLKENILKGTASHSNLCNISEKTEQSHDASAVDQEEEISKSTGKVNVPSKDEHENRKSLRELIREFEPFRLRHRIVDKDDTLEGSQRPQNGLQNLLRENFASQPSEYRRVGMKISHDKNSISQSNCCVESTHQEDIGHPEEVRETTERSVASPKVSGLSSALEKLLKETSEMPPPKPKRAFNTVQRAAEMEIKGMTYKNDGEFLQEVGEIIEKSVAPSRVSGLSSALEKLLKEASETPPPKPKRAFNTVQRTAETEIKSVTCEHDGDLPQETCETIEKSVAPSKVSGLSSALEKLLKEVSEMPPPNPKQAEGTIQRTAEKENKGTTYEYDEELLQDITETIEKSVAPSKVSSLSSALEKLLKEASETSSSKPKHAVNTVQRTAEMEIKSVTYEHDGDSPQDIRETIERSAVSKAECGVFDVNLQKLLKEVSETTASILKNMDKKMQGKIQTSQSVRAAHQQERDHPQEIQETVEKTSVSNIAKFGEFRCSLENLIREASEISSPIPKESHKQEKFGDLMFPSQKETLLMAMSQPYNAFSSYHTEMKTTDKGGAPEQNIRTSVSETEDSDFPKRNGAINKVEKQNTAPVHLSLLQGDTSTIVIKPFKINEKGRRDESTSLDDSENNSEFKALLEFRRASTPLTDGSNSPQPGAAQLSLTFQREDNDEEEGDGSNLGSKFSDENSDSLSGTRSSICSEEELNPVLMALKRSADRKMPSKSLEDIPSATSISTVPSQPEQLFSNPEKLKGLSKSVPSFLQEESDDRETDTASESSSSLRRIKKSPSSLTNLSGSSGMASLSSVSGSLMSIYSADFGNVDVKGNIQFAIDYVEQLNELHVFICQCRDLAVADVKRQRSDPYVKTYLLPEKYKLGKRKTSVKKKTFNPVYNEILRYKIEKSLLKNQSLNISVWHNDTFGRNSFLGEVELDLGTWDWSDKCNKQINWFPLKPRTSTMAPELENRGEMKLALQYVPHPVGGKKASSTGEVHIWVKECRDLPLLRGNRLNSFVKCTILPDTSRKSRQKTRTVAKTTNPVFNHTMVYDGFRPEDLREACVELTVWDHNKLANHFLGGLRIGLGTGKSYGTTVDWMDSTSDETALWEKMMNSPNTWIEDTLPLRMLMVAKLTK; via the exons ATGAAAGTGGCCGATGAATCTGTATCAAAAGTTTTAGATTGGTTTCAAAGAAGTTCTGGTACTGAAGATAAGAACCATGTACCAGCTAGATCCCAAGGCAGGGAACACACAGAAGTGGGCTTCTCAACCAGAACAGCAGCTCTTCCTACAGAACATGGTGGGCCTGGCCTGgatggaaaaacagaagttaaagAAGAGCTACTGTTTGGACAGATTAAACAACAGAACAGCATTTCATCTACATCACTTATTTCAGAAGATACGCAACTGATAAAAGAGAGGATGAAACCTGAGAATGAGGAGAAACATGACGAATCACTAACTGAATTTGACTGTATTAGagttgaagaaaaagaaagtggtCCAGAAATcaagcaacaaaataaaaaatcaaatctTGTGGAACATCAGGGACACAAGCTACTAACTCAGAAACGCAAAtcagagaaggcaatgcaagaaaaaagaCGACTAAGGGAGATCAGAGCATTTTGGGAAGGGGATAAAACTATCCCTGGTcatagagagaaagaaatcagtGTCAATACAAATGCATCAGGTAATGGTGTATTGAAGGGTCTcagagaaagtgagaaaataaaCCCAGCTGCAGTGTATCTACCTAGTGGATCGGATGATCAAAGCAAGAATATGTTAAGAAGTGCTGAACTAAGTTGTGCAAGCCAGGCTTTAAGAAATGAACATCAAAACTCTTTTGAGTTTGCAGCAGCCCATGCAGTTGAAAGGCCAGAAAGAACACTTCCATCTGACGGTGAAGTTCATGAATATGCAGAATTGCCAAAAGCCAGTAACTTGCAGCCAAGTGTTGGTGCCACTTCAGCTTCTCCCAAAATCAAAGACAAAGGTGAAAAGGAAACACCTAAAGGAAAACTTACCGCCTGTTCCCAGCAGAAGCCCAGCTTCCAGgttttgtctttaaaagaaaaaatgaatgagaagTCCAAGAATCAAATTTCAGATCCTTCACAGTTCCAGAGTCTGAGAAACTTCTGGGATACCAGAGTTAAATTACAGAGTAACATTGATAGGGGAAGTGTTTCTTTGCCAAATAATACTAGTTTAAGAACCtatgaaagaaaatcaaatgaaGATAAAAAAGGCAGAGATAATGTGAACAAGCAAGAGTTAAttcaacaacaaacccaaacatcagagacagaaaaaaccCAGAAACTAGATTCTGTGGTATGTGAACTGCCTCCAGGATCTCCTACCCTGAAAGGCCTCGATGTGATACGCATAAAAAATCCAGACTCTGTCCTGCTGGACAGAAAATCAGTTATCTCAAACCCCCAGCAAAAGATGGGTCTTCCAGAGCAAGAAGTTAAAGAATGTGCAGAAAAAGGTATTGTTTTATCAAAAGAACAACATGTTTCCTTGCAGTTACTCCAGTCACCTGGTGATAAAGATGCTTTAAAGGAGACAGCAGTAGATGATTGGGTATGTTTAGCTACAGAAAAAGTGGAGAACAAGGCTGCTCGGTTAGATATCAGTCTTCCTAAAGAGGAAGTTGCTGAAACTGTGGATAAGGTGGTTCTACCTAAAGCTGAGCTTGATGTATTTAAATTTGGCctaaagaagttaaaagaggAAGCCTTTGAGACGCCATCTAGCTTGAgcctaaaagaaaacattttgaaagggACAGCTTCTCACTCAAATCTGTGCAACATCtctgaaaaaacagaacagagccATGATGCTTCTGCTGTTGatcaagaagaagaaataagcaaAAGCACAGGGAAAGTGAATGTGCCATCAAAAGATgagcatgaaaacagaaaaagcctcAGGGAACTGATTAGGGAATTTGAACCTTTCCGTCTACGACATCGTATAGTAGACAAGGATGATACACTTGAGGGTTCTCAGAGGCCTCAAAATGGTTTGCAGAACCTGCTCAGAGAGAACTTTGCATCTCAACCTTCTGAATATAGAAGGGTGGGAATGAAAATATCCCATGACAAAAATAGTATATCACAAAGTAATTGTTGTGTAGAATCAACACACCAAGAAGATATCGGTCATCCTGAAGAGGTCAGAGAGACCACAGAAAGGTCTGTTGCTTCACCCAAGGTCAGTGGCTTGAGTTCTGCTTTAGAGAAGCTGCTCAAGGAGACCTCTGAAATGCCACCTCCTAAACCAAAGCGTGCCTTTAACACAGTACAGAGAGCTGCTGAGATGGAAATTAAAGGCATGACCTATAAGAATGATGGAGAGTTTCTACAGGAAGTTGGTGAGATCATAGAAAAGTCTGTTGCCCCATCCAGGGTCAGTGGCTTGAGTTCTGCTTtggagaagctgctgaaggAGGCCTCTGAAACACCACCTCCAAAACCAAAACGTGCCTTTAACACAGTACAGAGAACTGCTGAGACAGAAATTAAAAGCGTGACCTGTGAGCACGATGGAGACTTGCCACAGGAAACTTGTGAGACCATAGAAAAGTCTGTTGCCCCATCCAAGGTCAGTGGCTTGAGTTCTGCTTtggagaagctgctgaaggAGGTCTCTGAAATGCCACCTCCTAACCCAAAACAGGCTGAAGGCACAATACAGAGAACtgctgagaaggaaaataaaggtaCGACCTATGAGTATGATGAAGAGTTGCTGCAGGACATCACAGAGACCATAGAAAAGTCTGTTGCCCCATCCAAGGTCAGTAGCTTGAGTTCTGCTTtggagaagctgctgaaggAGGCCTCTGAAACATCATCATCTAAACCAAAACATGCTGTTAACACAGTACAGAGAACTGCTGAGATGGAAATTAAAAGCGTGACCTATGAGCATGATGGAGACTCACCACAGGACATCAGAGAGACCATAGAAAGATCTGCAGTGTCCAAGGCTGAATGTGGAGTGTTTGATGTTAATTTGCAGAAGCTCCTGAAAGAGGTCTCTGAAACAACAGCTTCTATACTGAAAAATATGGATAAGAAAATGCAAGGTAAAATACAGACTAGTCAAAGTGTGCGTGCTGCACACCAACAAGAGAGAGATCATCCTCAAGAAATACAAGAAACGGTAGAAAAAACTTCTGTTTCAAATATTGCAAAATTTGGTGAATTCAGGTGCTCTTTAGAAAATCTTATTCGAGAAGCATCTGAAATTTCATCTCCAATACCCAAAGAGTCACATAAACAAGAAAAGTTTGGGGATCTTATGTTTCCATCACAAAAAGAGACTCTACTTATGGCAATGTCACAGCCATATAACGCTTTCAGTAGCTACCATACGGAGATGAAGACAACTGACAAAGGGGGAGCTCCAGAACAAAATATCAGAACTTCAGTAAGTGAAACTGAAGATTCTGATTTTCCTAAAAGAAATGGAGCTATTAataaggtagaaaagcaaaacacagctccagttcatctctctctcttgcaAGGAGATACCAGTACGATTGTGATCAAGCCATTCaagataaatgaaaaaggaaggagagatgAAAGCACATCCTTGGATGActctgaaaataattcagaatttaAAGCACTGTTGGAATTCAGAAGAGCGAGCACACCACTTACAGATGGGAGCAACTCcccccagccaggagcagctcAACTCTCCTTAACGTTTCAGCGTGAGGATAATGATGAAGAGGAAGGGGATGGCTCCAATTTGGGATCCAAGTTTTCAGATGAAAACTCTGATTCCCTCTCTGGAACCCGAAGTTCAATCT GTTCAGAAGAAGAATTAAACCCTGTTTTGATGGCTTTGAAAAGGAGTGCAGATAGGAAAATGCCTTCCAAAAGTCTAGAGGACATTCCATCAGCCACCTCAA TTTCCACAGTGCCTTCACAGCCCGAGCAGCTGTTTTCCAACCCTGAAAAACTCAAAGGACTGAGCAAGTCGGTACCATCGTTCCTACAGGAAGAG AGCGATGACAGAGAgacagatacagcatcagaaAGCAGTTCTTCCCTCCGCAGGATCAAGAAGAGTCCCAGCTCTCTAACCAATCTTAGCGGCTCTTCTGGCATGGCCTCCTTGTCCTCT GTGAGCGGAAGCCTAATGAGCATCTATAGTGCAGACTTTGGCAATGTCGATGTGAAGGGGAACATTCAGTTTGCTATTGATTATGTAGAACAGCTGAACGAGctccatgtttttatttgcCAATGCAGAGACTTGGCAGTGGCAGATGTAAAGCGACAGCGTTCAGACCC GTATGTGAAGACCTACCTGCTTCCAGAGAAATACAAGCTGGGCAAACGGAAGACctctgtgaaaaagaaaacttttaatCCAGTCTATAACGAAATACTGCGG TATAAAATTGAGAAGAGTCTCCTAAAGAACCAAAGCCTTAATATCTCTGTCTGGCACAACGACACCTTTGGGAGGAACAGCTTCCTTGGTGAAGTGGAGCTGGATTTAGGAACCTGGGACTGGAGTGATAAATGCAACAAGCAGATCAACTGGTTTCCGCTCAAACCAAGG ACTTCAACAATGGCTCCTGAACTAGAAAACAGAGGGGAAATGAAACTTGCTCTCCAGTATGTCCCACACCCTGTTGGAG gaaaGAAGGCTTCATCTACTGGTGAGGTGCACATCTGGGTAAAGGAATGTCGTGACCTTCCCCTCCTGAGAGGCAACAGGCTCAACTCTTTTGTTAAGTG TACCATTCTTCCAGATACGAGCAGAAAAAGTCGCCAGAAAACAAGAACAGTggcaaaaaccacaaacccgGTATTCAACCACACCATGGTCTATGATGGCTTTAGACCAGAAGATCTGAGAGAAGCCTGTGTAGAACTCACAGTCTGGGACCACAACAAACTGGCCAACCACTTTCTGGGAGGTCTCAGGATAGGCCTTGGAACAG GTAAAAGCTATGGAACTACAGTAGACTGGATGGATTCTACTTCTGATGAAACTGCCCTTTGGGAGAAGATGATGAACTCACCAAACACATGGATAGAAGACACACTACCTCTCAGGATGCTAATGGTTGCAAAATTGACGAAATAA
- the SYTL2 gene encoding synaptotagmin-like protein 2 isoform X2, protein MKVADESVSKVLDWFQRSSGTEDKNHVPARSQGREHTEVGFSTRTAALPTEHGGPGLDGKTEVKEELLFGQIKQQNSISSTSLISEDTQLIKERMKPENEEKHDESLTEFDCIRVEEKESGPEIKQQNKKSNLVEHQGHKLLTQKRKSEKAMQEKRRLREIRAFWEGDKTIPGHREKEISVNTNASGNGVLKGLRESEKINPAAVYLPSGSDDQSKNMLRSAELSCASQALRNEHQNSFEFAAAHAVERPERTLPSDGEVHEYAELPKASNLQPSVGATSASPKIKDKGEKETPKGKLTACSQQKPSFQVLSLKEKMNEKSKNQISDPSQFQSLRNFWDTRVKLQSNIDRGSVSLPNNTSLRTYERKSNEDKKGRDNVNKQELIQQQTQTSETEKTQKLDSVVCELPPGSPTLKGLDVIRIKNPDSVLLDRKSVISNPQQKMGLPEQEVKECAEKGIVLSKEQHVSLQLLQSPGDKDALKETAVDDWVCLATEKVENKAARLDISLPKEEVAETVDKVVLPKAELDVFKFGLKKLKEEAFETPSSLSLKENILKGTASHSNLCNISEKTEQSHDASAVDQEEEISKSTGKVNVPSKDEHENRKSLRELIREFEPFRLRHRIVDKDDTLEGSQRPQNGLQNLLRENFASQPSEYRRVGMKISHDKNSISQSNCCVESTHQEDIGHPEEVRETTERSVASPKVSGLSSALEKLLKETSEMPPPKPKRAFNTVQRAAEMEIKGMTYKNDGEFLQEVGEIIEKSVAPSRVSGLSSALEKLLKEASETPPPKPKRAFNTVQRTAETEIKSVTCEHDGDLPQETCETIEKSVAPSKVSGLSSALEKLLKEVSEMPPPNPKQAEGTIQRTAEKENKGTTYEYDEELLQDITETIEKSVAPSKVSSLSSALEKLLKEASETSSSKPKHAVNTVQRTAEMEIKSVTYEHDGDSPQDIRETIERSAVSKAECGVFDVNLQKLLKEVSETTASILKNMDKKMQGKIQTSQSVRAAHQQERDHPQEIQETVEKTSVSNIAKFGEFRCSLENLIREASEISSPIPKESHKQEKFGDLMFPSQKETLLMAMSQPYNAFSSYHTEMKTTDKGGAPEQNIRTSVSETEDSDFPKRNGAINKVEKQNTAPVHLSLLQGDTSTIVIKPFKINEKGRRDESTSLDDSENNSEFKALLEFRRASTPLTDGSNSPQPGAAQLSLTFQREDNDEEEGDGSNLGSKFSDENSDSLSGTRSSICSEEELNPVLMALKRSADRKMPSKSLEDIPSATSNKGKVNNPKEELALSAEDGPKPDQHQERSINAAGISTVPSQPEQLFSNPEKLKGLSKSVPSFLQEESDDRETDTASESSSSLRRIKKSPSSLTNLSGSSGMASLSSVSGSLMSIYSADFGNVDVKGNIQFAIDYVEQLNELHVFICQCRDLAVADVKRQRSDPYVKTYLLPEKYKLGKRKTSVKKKTFNPVYNEILRYKIEKSLLKNQSLNISVWHNDTFGRNSFLGEVELDLGTWDWSDKCNKQINWFPLKPRTSTMAPELENRGEMKLALQYVPHPVGGKKASSTGEVHIWVKECRDLPLLRGNRLNSFVKCTILPDTSRKSRQKTRTVAKTTNPVFNHTMVYDGFRPEDLREACVELTVWDHNKLANHFLGGLRIGLGTGKSYGTTVDWMDSTSDETALWEKMMNSPNTWIEDTLPLRMLMVAKLTK, encoded by the exons ATGAAAGTGGCCGATGAATCTGTATCAAAAGTTTTAGATTGGTTTCAAAGAAGTTCTGGTACTGAAGATAAGAACCATGTACCAGCTAGATCCCAAGGCAGGGAACACACAGAAGTGGGCTTCTCAACCAGAACAGCAGCTCTTCCTACAGAACATGGTGGGCCTGGCCTGgatggaaaaacagaagttaaagAAGAGCTACTGTTTGGACAGATTAAACAACAGAACAGCATTTCATCTACATCACTTATTTCAGAAGATACGCAACTGATAAAAGAGAGGATGAAACCTGAGAATGAGGAGAAACATGACGAATCACTAACTGAATTTGACTGTATTAGagttgaagaaaaagaaagtggtCCAGAAATcaagcaacaaaataaaaaatcaaatctTGTGGAACATCAGGGACACAAGCTACTAACTCAGAAACGCAAAtcagagaaggcaatgcaagaaaaaagaCGACTAAGGGAGATCAGAGCATTTTGGGAAGGGGATAAAACTATCCCTGGTcatagagagaaagaaatcagtGTCAATACAAATGCATCAGGTAATGGTGTATTGAAGGGTCTcagagaaagtgagaaaataaaCCCAGCTGCAGTGTATCTACCTAGTGGATCGGATGATCAAAGCAAGAATATGTTAAGAAGTGCTGAACTAAGTTGTGCAAGCCAGGCTTTAAGAAATGAACATCAAAACTCTTTTGAGTTTGCAGCAGCCCATGCAGTTGAAAGGCCAGAAAGAACACTTCCATCTGACGGTGAAGTTCATGAATATGCAGAATTGCCAAAAGCCAGTAACTTGCAGCCAAGTGTTGGTGCCACTTCAGCTTCTCCCAAAATCAAAGACAAAGGTGAAAAGGAAACACCTAAAGGAAAACTTACCGCCTGTTCCCAGCAGAAGCCCAGCTTCCAGgttttgtctttaaaagaaaaaatgaatgagaagTCCAAGAATCAAATTTCAGATCCTTCACAGTTCCAGAGTCTGAGAAACTTCTGGGATACCAGAGTTAAATTACAGAGTAACATTGATAGGGGAAGTGTTTCTTTGCCAAATAATACTAGTTTAAGAACCtatgaaagaaaatcaaatgaaGATAAAAAAGGCAGAGATAATGTGAACAAGCAAGAGTTAAttcaacaacaaacccaaacatcagagacagaaaaaaccCAGAAACTAGATTCTGTGGTATGTGAACTGCCTCCAGGATCTCCTACCCTGAAAGGCCTCGATGTGATACGCATAAAAAATCCAGACTCTGTCCTGCTGGACAGAAAATCAGTTATCTCAAACCCCCAGCAAAAGATGGGTCTTCCAGAGCAAGAAGTTAAAGAATGTGCAGAAAAAGGTATTGTTTTATCAAAAGAACAACATGTTTCCTTGCAGTTACTCCAGTCACCTGGTGATAAAGATGCTTTAAAGGAGACAGCAGTAGATGATTGGGTATGTTTAGCTACAGAAAAAGTGGAGAACAAGGCTGCTCGGTTAGATATCAGTCTTCCTAAAGAGGAAGTTGCTGAAACTGTGGATAAGGTGGTTCTACCTAAAGCTGAGCTTGATGTATTTAAATTTGGCctaaagaagttaaaagaggAAGCCTTTGAGACGCCATCTAGCTTGAgcctaaaagaaaacattttgaaagggACAGCTTCTCACTCAAATCTGTGCAACATCtctgaaaaaacagaacagagccATGATGCTTCTGCTGTTGatcaagaagaagaaataagcaaAAGCACAGGGAAAGTGAATGTGCCATCAAAAGATgagcatgaaaacagaaaaagcctcAGGGAACTGATTAGGGAATTTGAACCTTTCCGTCTACGACATCGTATAGTAGACAAGGATGATACACTTGAGGGTTCTCAGAGGCCTCAAAATGGTTTGCAGAACCTGCTCAGAGAGAACTTTGCATCTCAACCTTCTGAATATAGAAGGGTGGGAATGAAAATATCCCATGACAAAAATAGTATATCACAAAGTAATTGTTGTGTAGAATCAACACACCAAGAAGATATCGGTCATCCTGAAGAGGTCAGAGAGACCACAGAAAGGTCTGTTGCTTCACCCAAGGTCAGTGGCTTGAGTTCTGCTTTAGAGAAGCTGCTCAAGGAGACCTCTGAAATGCCACCTCCTAAACCAAAGCGTGCCTTTAACACAGTACAGAGAGCTGCTGAGATGGAAATTAAAGGCATGACCTATAAGAATGATGGAGAGTTTCTACAGGAAGTTGGTGAGATCATAGAAAAGTCTGTTGCCCCATCCAGGGTCAGTGGCTTGAGTTCTGCTTtggagaagctgctgaaggAGGCCTCTGAAACACCACCTCCAAAACCAAAACGTGCCTTTAACACAGTACAGAGAACTGCTGAGACAGAAATTAAAAGCGTGACCTGTGAGCACGATGGAGACTTGCCACAGGAAACTTGTGAGACCATAGAAAAGTCTGTTGCCCCATCCAAGGTCAGTGGCTTGAGTTCTGCTTtggagaagctgctgaaggAGGTCTCTGAAATGCCACCTCCTAACCCAAAACAGGCTGAAGGCACAATACAGAGAACtgctgagaaggaaaataaaggtaCGACCTATGAGTATGATGAAGAGTTGCTGCAGGACATCACAGAGACCATAGAAAAGTCTGTTGCCCCATCCAAGGTCAGTAGCTTGAGTTCTGCTTtggagaagctgctgaaggAGGCCTCTGAAACATCATCATCTAAACCAAAACATGCTGTTAACACAGTACAGAGAACTGCTGAGATGGAAATTAAAAGCGTGACCTATGAGCATGATGGAGACTCACCACAGGACATCAGAGAGACCATAGAAAGATCTGCAGTGTCCAAGGCTGAATGTGGAGTGTTTGATGTTAATTTGCAGAAGCTCCTGAAAGAGGTCTCTGAAACAACAGCTTCTATACTGAAAAATATGGATAAGAAAATGCAAGGTAAAATACAGACTAGTCAAAGTGTGCGTGCTGCACACCAACAAGAGAGAGATCATCCTCAAGAAATACAAGAAACGGTAGAAAAAACTTCTGTTTCAAATATTGCAAAATTTGGTGAATTCAGGTGCTCTTTAGAAAATCTTATTCGAGAAGCATCTGAAATTTCATCTCCAATACCCAAAGAGTCACATAAACAAGAAAAGTTTGGGGATCTTATGTTTCCATCACAAAAAGAGACTCTACTTATGGCAATGTCACAGCCATATAACGCTTTCAGTAGCTACCATACGGAGATGAAGACAACTGACAAAGGGGGAGCTCCAGAACAAAATATCAGAACTTCAGTAAGTGAAACTGAAGATTCTGATTTTCCTAAAAGAAATGGAGCTATTAataaggtagaaaagcaaaacacagctccagttcatctctctctcttgcaAGGAGATACCAGTACGATTGTGATCAAGCCATTCaagataaatgaaaaaggaaggagagatgAAAGCACATCCTTGGATGActctgaaaataattcagaatttaAAGCACTGTTGGAATTCAGAAGAGCGAGCACACCACTTACAGATGGGAGCAACTCcccccagccaggagcagctcAACTCTCCTTAACGTTTCAGCGTGAGGATAATGATGAAGAGGAAGGGGATGGCTCCAATTTGGGATCCAAGTTTTCAGATGAAAACTCTGATTCCCTCTCTGGAACCCGAAGTTCAATCT GTTCAGAAGAAGAATTAAACCCTGTTTTGATGGCTTTGAAAAGGAGTGCAGATAGGAAAATGCCTTCCAAAAGTCTAGAGGACATTCCATCAGCCACCTCAA ataaaggaaaagtaaataatCCAAAGGAAGAATTAGCTCTTAGTGCTGAAGATG GTCCGAAACCTGATCAGCATCAAGAGAGGAGTATAAATGCAGCAGGAA TTTCCACAGTGCCTTCACAGCCCGAGCAGCTGTTTTCCAACCCTGAAAAACTCAAAGGACTGAGCAAGTCGGTACCATCGTTCCTACAGGAAGAG AGCGATGACAGAGAgacagatacagcatcagaaAGCAGTTCTTCCCTCCGCAGGATCAAGAAGAGTCCCAGCTCTCTAACCAATCTTAGCGGCTCTTCTGGCATGGCCTCCTTGTCCTCT GTGAGCGGAAGCCTAATGAGCATCTATAGTGCAGACTTTGGCAATGTCGATGTGAAGGGGAACATTCAGTTTGCTATTGATTATGTAGAACAGCTGAACGAGctccatgtttttatttgcCAATGCAGAGACTTGGCAGTGGCAGATGTAAAGCGACAGCGTTCAGACCC GTATGTGAAGACCTACCTGCTTCCAGAGAAATACAAGCTGGGCAAACGGAAGACctctgtgaaaaagaaaacttttaatCCAGTCTATAACGAAATACTGCGG TATAAAATTGAGAAGAGTCTCCTAAAGAACCAAAGCCTTAATATCTCTGTCTGGCACAACGACACCTTTGGGAGGAACAGCTTCCTTGGTGAAGTGGAGCTGGATTTAGGAACCTGGGACTGGAGTGATAAATGCAACAAGCAGATCAACTGGTTTCCGCTCAAACCAAGG ACTTCAACAATGGCTCCTGAACTAGAAAACAGAGGGGAAATGAAACTTGCTCTCCAGTATGTCCCACACCCTGTTGGAG gaaaGAAGGCTTCATCTACTGGTGAGGTGCACATCTGGGTAAAGGAATGTCGTGACCTTCCCCTCCTGAGAGGCAACAGGCTCAACTCTTTTGTTAAGTG TACCATTCTTCCAGATACGAGCAGAAAAAGTCGCCAGAAAACAAGAACAGTggcaaaaaccacaaacccgGTATTCAACCACACCATGGTCTATGATGGCTTTAGACCAGAAGATCTGAGAGAAGCCTGTGTAGAACTCACAGTCTGGGACCACAACAAACTGGCCAACCACTTTCTGGGAGGTCTCAGGATAGGCCTTGGAACAG GTAAAAGCTATGGAACTACAGTAGACTGGATGGATTCTACTTCTGATGAAACTGCCCTTTGGGAGAAGATGATGAACTCACCAAACACATGGATAGAAGACACACTACCTCTCAGGATGCTAATGGTTGCAAAATTGACGAAATAA